A portion of the Mus pahari chromosome 17, PAHARI_EIJ_v1.1, whole genome shotgun sequence genome contains these proteins:
- the Myc gene encoding myc proto-oncogene protein has translation MPLNVNFANRNYDLDYDSVQPYFICDEEENFYHQQQQSELQPPAPSEDIWKKFELLPTPPLSPSRRSGLCSPSYVAVATSFSPREDDDGGGGNFSTADQLEMMTELLGGDMVNQSFICDPDNETFIKNIIIQDCMWSGFSAAAKLVSEKLASYQAARKDSASLSPARGHSVCSTSSLYLQDLTAAASECIDPSVVFPYPLNDSSSPKSCTSSDSTAFSPSSDSLLSSESSPRASPEPLVLHEETPPTTSSDSEEEQEDEEEIDVVSVEKRQTPAKRSESGSSPSRGHSKPPHSPLVLKRCHVSTHQHNYAAPPSTRKDYPAAKRAKLDSGRVLKQISNNRKCSSPRSSDTEENDKRRTHNVLERQRRNELKRSFFALRDQIPELENNEKAPKVVILKKATAYILSIQADEHKLTSEKDLLRKRREQLKHKLEQLRNSGA, from the exons ATGCCCCTCAACGTGAACTTCGCCAACAGGAACTATGACCTCGACTACGACTCCGTGCAGCCCTATTTCATCTGCGACGAGGAAGAGAATTTCTATCACCAGCAACAGCAGAGCGAGCTGCAGCCGCCCGCGCCCAGTGAGGATATCTGGAAGAAATTCGAGCTGCTTCCCACCCCGCCCCTGTCCCCGAGCCGCCGCTCCGGGCTCTGCTCTCCATCCTATGTTGCGGTCGCTACGTCCTTCTCCCCAAGGGAAGACGATGACGGCGGCGGTGGCAACTTCTCCACCGCCGATCAGCTGGAGATGATGACCGAGTTACTTGGAGGAGACATGGTGAACCAGAGCTTCATCTGTGATCCCGACAACGAGACCTTCATCAAGAACATCATCATCCAGGACTGTATGTGGAGCGGTTTCTCGGCCGCTGCCAAGCTGGTCTCGGAGAAGCTGGCCTCCTACCAGGCTGCGCGCAAAGACAGCGCCAGCCTGAGCCCCGCCCGCGGGCACAGCGTCTGCTCCACCTCCAGCCTGTACCTGCAGGACCTCACCGCCGCCGCGTCCGAGTGCATTGACCCCTCAGTGGTCTTTCCCTACCCGCTCAACGACAGCAGCTCGCCCAAATCCTGTACCTCGTCCGATTCCAcggccttctctccttcctcggACTCGCTGCTGTCCTCCGAGTCCTCCCCACGGGCCAGCCCTGAGCCCCTAGTACTGCATGAGGAGACACCGCCCACCACCAGCAGCGACTCTG AAGAAGAacaagaggatgaggaagaaattGATGTGGTGTCTGTGGAGAAGAGGCAAACCCCTGCCAAGAGGTCGGAGTCGGGCTCATCTCCATCCCGAGGCCACAGCAAACCTCCTCACAGCCCACTGGTCCTCAAGAGGTGCCACGTCTCCACTCACCAGCACAACTACGCAGCACCCCCCTCCACGAGGAAGGACTATCCAGCTGCCAAGAGGGCCAAGTTGGACAGTGGCAGGGTCCTGAAGCAGATCAGCAACAACCGCAAATGCTCCAGCCCCAGGTCCTCAGATACGGAGGAAAACGACAAGAGGCGGACACACAACGTCTTGGAACGCCAGAGGAGGAACGAGCTGAAGCGCAGCTTTTTTGCCCTGCGTGACCAGATCCCTGAATTGGAAAACAACGAAAAGGCCCCCAAGGTAGTGATCCTCAAAAAAGCCACCGCCTACATCCTGTCCATTCAAGCAGACGAGCACAAGCTCACCTCTGAAAAGGACTTATTGAGGAAACGGCGAGAACAGTTGAAACACAAACTCGAACAGCTTCGAAACTCTGGTGCATAA